The genome window GCCGACCCGCGCTTCGTCGTGGTCCCGGCGGCACGCGCGGGTCTGGTGGCGGCCTTGAACGCCGGCCTGGCGCGTTGTCGCGGGGCGTTCGTTGCCCGCATGGACGCCGACGACCTGATGCACCGCGACCGCCTCGCGGCGCAGGTCGAGGCGCTCGCGTCGTCGCCCGCGCTGGCGGCGGTCGCGGCGCACGTCCGCATCTTTCCGCGTGGCCACCTCGCCGCGGGATGGCGCGCCTACGAGCGCTGGGTGAACGGAATCGCGTCGGCGGCCGACGTGCGCGCCGAAGCGTTCGTCGAGTGTCCGGTCGTCCACCCGACGCTCACCTTCCGCCGCGCGGCGCTCGCGACGCTCGGCTACCGCGATGCCGGCTGGCCCGAGGACTACGACCTCGTTCTGCGCGCGCTGGCGCGAAACCTCGAGATCGGCGTCGTGCCGCGCCGCCTGCACGCGTGGCGCGATCGTCCGGGGCGGCTCTCGCGCACCGGGGAGGCGTACGCGCTGCCGCGCTTCACCGCGCTCAAGGCGGCGTTCCTCGCGGAGCGCTTTCTCGCGGCCTCGGACCGCTACGTGCTGTGGGGCTACGGGGGCACCGGGCGCGCCCTCCACCGGGCGCTCGCCCTCCACGGAAAGCGCGCGACGCACGTCGTCGAGGTGCATCCGGGACGCGTCGGCAACACCATCCACGGCGCGCCGGTGATCGGTCCCGACGCGCTCCGCGCGCTCCCGCCGGCGCCGATCGTGGTGTCGGTCGCGCGCAGCGGCCCGCGGGGTCTGATCCGCGCCGCGCTCGCGGACATGGGATTCCGCGAGCTCCGCGATTTCGTCTGCGCCGCGTGACTACCGGACGACGGGATCCAGCGCGGGCGCGACCTGTGGCTCGGCGTCGCCGAGCTGCTCGAGATAGGCGCGCGCGGTCGCGTTGGTCGGATCCACCGTGAGGGCGCG of Deltaproteobacteria bacterium contains these proteins:
- a CDS encoding glycosyltransferase family 2 protein, with protein sequence MAAPLVSVLLPARDAAATLAASLASVRRQRFADWECVVVDDGSLDETAAVAQRFAAADPRFVVVPAARAGLVAALNAGLARCRGAFVARMDADDLMHRDRLAAQVEALASSPALAAVAAHVRIFPRGHLAAGWRAYERWVNGIASAADVRAEAFVECPVVHPTLTFRRAALATLGYRDAGWPEDYDLVLRALARNLEIGVVPRRLHAWRDRPGRLSRTGEAYALPRFTALKAAFLAERFLAASDRYVLWGYGGTGRALHRALALHGKRATHVVEVHPGRVGNTIHGAPVIGPDALRALPPAPIVVSVARSGPRGLIRAALADMGFRELRDFVCAA